In one Pleomorphomonas sp. T1.2MG-36 genomic region, the following are encoded:
- a CDS encoding transglutaminase-like cysteine peptidase — translation MSTHGAAAPPVGYVQFCATYPADCRAARDIDQVVSLTQAVWNQLNQINTAVNTAVLPATDMEIYGVLEHWDYPKLAGDCEDYVLEKRRELIRSGWPQSALLITVVRDETGSGHAVLTARTNRGDVVLDNKTDKILVWADTPYTYLKRQSTRDPNAWDLIEDARTSLVGSLK, via the coding sequence ATGAGCACCCACGGCGCCGCGGCTCCGCCTGTCGGCTATGTGCAGTTCTGCGCCACCTACCCCGCGGATTGCCGGGCCGCGCGAGACATCGATCAGGTCGTTTCCCTCACCCAGGCGGTGTGGAACCAGCTGAACCAGATCAACACGGCGGTCAACACCGCCGTCCTGCCGGCCACCGACATGGAGATCTACGGCGTCCTGGAACACTGGGACTACCCCAAGCTGGCGGGCGATTGCGAAGACTACGTCCTGGAGAAGCGGCGGGAACTGATCCGCTCGGGCTGGCCGCAAAGCGCGCTGCTGATCACGGTCGTGCGTGACGAGACCGGCTCGGGTCATGCCGTCCTGACGGCCCGGACCAATCGGGGCGACGTGGTGCTCGACAACAAGACCGACAAGATTCTCGTGTGGGCCGACACGCCCTACACCTACCTGAAACGCCAATCGACACGCGATCCCAATGCCTGGGACCTCATCGAGGACGCTCGGACCTCGCTGGTCGGCTCCTTGAAGTGA
- a CDS encoding PilZ domain-containing protein, which yields MATLAAPTPPRASKFPKPERRRFQRVKIDVLGRFMLPNRNEYPCQVQDMSPGGAALIAPVSGELGQRVVAYIDHVGRIEGQITRLFEGGFAMTVNATAGKRERLAAQLTWLANRDTLSLPEDRRHERITPQRPFSNLVLPDGQESRCKIIDVSLSGAAIATSAKPPLGTSITLGRMRARVVRHFGDGIAVEFAMLQSEDMLKNNL from the coding sequence ATGGCAACCCTCGCGGCTCCGACGCCTCCTCGTGCGAGCAAATTTCCCAAGCCGGAACGTCGGCGGTTTCAGCGCGTCAAGATCGATGTGCTCGGCCGCTTCATGTTGCCCAACCGCAATGAGTATCCCTGCCAGGTTCAGGACATGTCGCCCGGCGGCGCGGCCCTGATCGCTCCGGTTTCCGGCGAGCTCGGACAAAGGGTTGTCGCCTATATCGACCACGTCGGCCGCATCGAGGGGCAGATCACGCGCCTGTTCGAAGGCGGATTTGCCATGACGGTGAACGCCACGGCCGGCAAGCGCGAGAGGCTCGCCGCCCAACTGACTTGGCTCGCCAACCGCGACACCCTGAGCCTGCCCGAGGACCGCCGCCACGAGCGTATCACGCCGCAGCGGCCGTTCTCGAACCTGGTGCTGCCCGACGGCCAGGAAAGCCGCTGCAAGATCATCGACGTGTCCCTGTCCGGCGCGGCCATCGCCACCAGCGCCAAACCGCCGCTCGGTACCTCGATCACGCTCGGTCGCATGCGCGCACGCGTGGTCCGCCATTTCGGCGACGGCATTGCCGTGGAATTCGCGATGCTGCAGTCCGAGGACATGCTGAAGAACAACCTCTGA
- the radA gene encoding DNA repair protein RadA: MAKRTTQFVCQSCGAVSPRWVGKCEACGAWNSFVEEVGGGVGIGSAVFGQKGRPMRKGRVVPLVELSGEIAQTPRLESGIAELDRVTGGGFVRGSALLVGGDPGIGKSTLLIQAAATLARKGARVVYVSGEEAVAQVRLRAERLGLSDAPVALAAETSVEDILTTLANGPAPDLVVIDSIQTLWTEVVESGPGTVTQVRTAAQAMVRYAKESGATVVLVGHVTKDGSIAGPRVVEHMVDAVLYFEGDGARHFRVLRSVKNRFGPTDEIGVFEMTGGGLREVPNPSELFMGERDGSSAGAAVFAGMEGTRPMLVEIQALVAPTSLGTPRRAVVGWDGSRLAMILAVLEAHCGVRFGQHDVYLAVAGGLRIQEPAADLAVAAALVSSLAGTPLGHDCVYFGEVSLSGAVRPVAHAASRLKEAEKLGFVRAVGPKLTSGEAPNGLKRAAVAQLVDLVTRIAADGAGTPRREQRG, encoded by the coding sequence ATGGCCAAGCGCACCACTCAATTCGTCTGCCAATCCTGCGGCGCCGTCAGCCCGCGCTGGGTGGGCAAGTGCGAGGCGTGCGGCGCCTGGAACTCCTTCGTCGAGGAGGTCGGGGGCGGCGTCGGTATCGGTTCGGCCGTCTTCGGTCAGAAGGGCAGGCCGATGCGCAAGGGGCGCGTCGTTCCGCTGGTGGAGCTCTCGGGCGAGATCGCCCAGACCCCGCGCCTCGAATCGGGCATCGCCGAACTCGACCGCGTCACGGGTGGCGGCTTCGTGCGCGGCTCCGCCCTGCTTGTCGGTGGCGATCCCGGCATCGGCAAGTCGACACTGCTCATCCAGGCGGCGGCGACGCTGGCCCGCAAGGGCGCGCGCGTCGTCTACGTCTCCGGCGAAGAGGCCGTGGCGCAGGTGCGCCTCAGGGCCGAACGGCTGGGCCTTTCCGATGCGCCGGTGGCGCTCGCCGCCGAAACCTCCGTCGAGGACATCCTGACGACGCTGGCCAACGGCCCGGCGCCGGACCTAGTGGTCATCGACTCCATCCAGACGCTGTGGACGGAGGTGGTAGAATCCGGTCCCGGCACCGTGACGCAGGTGCGCACGGCTGCCCAGGCGATGGTCCGCTACGCCAAGGAAAGCGGCGCCACGGTCGTACTCGTCGGCCACGTCACCAAGGACGGTTCCATCGCCGGTCCGCGCGTCGTCGAGCACATGGTCGATGCCGTGCTCTATTTCGAGGGCGACGGCGCCCGACATTTCCGCGTGCTGCGTTCGGTCAAGAACCGTTTCGGCCCCACCGACGAGATCGGCGTTTTCGAGATGACCGGCGGCGGTTTGCGCGAGGTGCCGAACCCGTCGGAACTGTTCATGGGCGAGCGCGACGGCTCGTCGGCTGGCGCCGCCGTCTTCGCCGGCATGGAGGGCACGCGGCCCATGCTCGTCGAGATCCAGGCGCTGGTGGCGCCGACCTCGCTCGGAACGCCGCGCCGCGCCGTCGTCGGATGGGACGGCAGCCGCCTTGCCATGATCCTCGCCGTGCTGGAGGCTCACTGCGGCGTGCGCTTCGGCCAGCACGACGTCTACCTCGCCGTGGCGGGTGGGCTCCGCATCCAGGAGCCCGCGGCCGATCTCGCCGTCGCCGCGGCGCTGGTCTCCTCGCTGGCGGGGACGCCGCTCGGGCACGATTGCGTCTACTTCGGCGAGGTCAGCCTGTCGGGCGCCGTCCGGCCGGTAGCTCATGCCGCTTCCCGACTCAAGGAGGCCGAGAAGCTGGGCTTCGTTCGGGCCGTGGGGCCGAAGCTGACCAGCGGCGAGGCGCCGAACGGGCTGAAGCGGGCGGCCGTCGCCCAACTCGTCGATCTCGTCACGCGCATCGCGGCCGATGGCGCCGGCACGCCACGCCGAGAGCAGCGTGGATAA
- a CDS encoding CBS domain-containing protein: MTTVRQILSVKGEDVVTGDRSMTLGQAVARLAGNRIGALIFVDDERHVIGILSERDIVASLALHGSRVLEELATAHMTRKVSTCTRDDIVEDLMDMMTAGRFRHLPVVEDGKLVGMVSIGDVVKHRVADIEHQASEIRNYLFTT, encoded by the coding sequence ATGACAACCGTCAGACAGATTCTGTCCGTCAAGGGCGAAGACGTGGTCACCGGCGACCGGTCGATGACGCTCGGGCAGGCGGTGGCGCGATTGGCCGGCAACAGGATCGGCGCGCTGATTTTCGTCGACGACGAACGCCACGTCATCGGCATTCTGTCGGAACGCGACATCGTCGCGTCTCTGGCGCTGCATGGCTCGCGCGTCCTTGAAGAGCTCGCGACCGCGCATATGACGCGCAAGGTCAGCACCTGCACGCGCGATGATATCGTCGAGGATCTCATGGACATGATGACCGCTGGCCGCTTCCGCCATCTGCCGGTGGTGGAGGACGGAAAACTGGTGGGCATGGTGTCGATCGGCGACGTCGTCAAGCATCGGGTGGCCGACATCGAGCATCAGGCGTCCGAGATCCGGAACTACCTTTTCACGACCTGA
- a CDS encoding N-acetylmuramoyl-L-alanine amidase → MSPHDIDRAWSSPNSGHRPPGSAIDHLVLHYTGMRSEEGARDWLCDPRSQVSSHYVVFEDGRVFQLVDESRRAWHAGRSFWRGLTDLNSRSIGIEIANPGHEFGYRPFPDRQIEAVIGLCRSIFARHFIPPHQVLAHSDVAPDRKEDPGELFPWEWCAAFGIGLWVPSAPLDHGDAPALGEEGGKVLELQTLLADVGFDVPPSGVFDDTTETAVRAFQRHWRPALIDGRADASTLDTLARVAAVFEASRAS, encoded by the coding sequence ATGAGCCCACATGACATCGATCGCGCTTGGTCCTCGCCCAACTCCGGGCACAGGCCGCCGGGAAGCGCCATCGATCATCTGGTTCTGCACTACACCGGCATGCGCTCGGAGGAGGGCGCCCGCGACTGGCTGTGTGACCCGCGCTCGCAGGTCTCCAGCCACTACGTGGTGTTCGAGGACGGCCGCGTCTTCCAACTGGTCGACGAGAGCCGCCGTGCCTGGCACGCCGGTCGCTCCTTCTGGCGGGGCCTCACCGATCTCAACTCGCGGTCCATCGGCATCGAGATCGCCAATCCCGGTCACGAGTTCGGTTATCGTCCGTTTCCGGACCGGCAGATTGAGGCGGTAATCGGGCTTTGCCGGTCGATCTTCGCCCGCCACTTCATCCCTCCGCACCAGGTGCTCGCCCACTCGGATGTGGCCCCTGACCGCAAGGAAGATCCGGGCGAACTGTTCCCTTGGGAATGGTGCGCCGCCTTTGGCATCGGCCTTTGGGTACCGTCTGCTCCGCTCGACCACGGGGACGCTCCGGCACTCGGCGAGGAGGGTGGCAAGGTCCTGGAGTTGCAGACGCTTCTCGCCGATGTCGGCTTCGACGTGCCGCCGAGCGGCGTCTTCGATGACACCACCGAGACGGCCGTTCGCGCCTTTCAGCGCCACTGGCGGCCGGCGCTCATCGACGGCCGGGCGGACGCGTCGACGCTCGATACGCTGGCGCGCGTCGCCGCCGTTTTCGAGGCGTCCCGGGCGTCCTGA
- a CDS encoding ABC transporter permease has translation MMLPLLLIAILLVALGISWLCVYLVHLGEKVPAARRFSDLAVPLLFGVMLIAEWELVTRGFGVPEILLPAPSVILYAAANALPTLWEDVVQTFVKSVLSGYVVGCGLGFLAALVINRSGFLKRGLLPLGNFVSALPIVGVAPIAVMWFGFDWQSKAAVIVLMTFFPMLVNTEAGLAAAGHMERDLMRTYAATWGDEMRRLRLPAAWPFIFNALKINSTLALIGAIVAEFFGAPTYGVGFRISTEMGRMNTSMVWAEIGVAAILGSVFYGVIALFERRVTFWHPSVRKGQR, from the coding sequence CTGATGCTTCCTCTCCTGTTGATCGCCATTCTCCTCGTCGCGCTCGGCATCTCCTGGCTCTGCGTCTACCTCGTCCATCTCGGCGAGAAGGTGCCGGCGGCGCGCCGCTTTTCCGATCTCGCGGTGCCGCTGCTGTTCGGCGTCATGCTCATCGCCGAGTGGGAACTGGTGACGCGCGGCTTCGGCGTTCCGGAAATCCTGCTGCCGGCGCCGTCCGTCATCCTCTACGCCGCCGCGAACGCGCTGCCGACGCTCTGGGAAGACGTGGTGCAGACCTTCGTGAAGTCGGTGCTGTCGGGCTACGTCGTCGGCTGCGGCCTGGGGTTTCTGGCCGCTCTCGTCATCAACCGCTCCGGCTTCCTGAAGCGTGGCCTGCTGCCGCTCGGCAACTTCGTGTCGGCGCTGCCCATCGTCGGCGTCGCGCCGATCGCCGTCATGTGGTTCGGCTTCGACTGGCAGTCCAAGGCGGCGGTCATCGTGCTGATGACCTTCTTCCCCATGCTGGTCAACACCGAGGCGGGCCTTGCCGCCGCCGGCCACATGGAGCGCGACCTGATGCGCACCTACGCCGCGACATGGGGCGACGAGATGCGCCGCCTGCGCCTGCCGGCCGCCTGGCCCTTCATCTTCAACGCGCTGAAGATCAACTCCACCCTGGCGCTGATCGGTGCCATCGTCGCCGAGTTCTTCGGCGCGCCGACCTATGGCGTCGGCTTCCGCATCTCCACCGAAATGGGCCGCATGAACACCTCCATGGTCTGGGCGGAAATCGGCGTCGCGGCCATCCTCGGGTCGGTCTTCTACGGCGTCATCGCGCTTTTCGAACGGCGCGTGACCTTCTGGCATCCGTCTGTCCGCAAAGGGCAGAGGTGA
- a CDS encoding CvpA family protein, which yields MSITLLDGILIVVMLISALLAMIRGFVREVLSIAAWVAAAIAAFLLYDDVLPFVQPHISQKQLALVASAGGVFVLTLIIVSFITMRISDYVLDSRIGPLDRTLGFVFGAARGLLLVVVGMLFFNWFIHDEASQPAWVAQAKSRPLLNALGAQLMAALPEDPEKQILDQFQNPSVDDGSAVPDGEDAQPPADDAAPGGAAPGAAPAPNDGAYRQGEQNGLDQLIQSTTSPKP from the coding sequence ATGTCGATTACGCTACTCGACGGGATCCTCATTGTGGTCATGCTGATCTCGGCGTTGCTCGCCATGATCCGTGGCTTCGTGCGCGAGGTGCTGTCGATCGCCGCCTGGGTCGCCGCCGCCATCGCCGCGTTCCTGCTCTACGACGACGTCCTGCCGTTCGTTCAGCCGCATATTTCGCAGAAGCAGCTGGCGCTGGTGGCGTCGGCCGGCGGCGTCTTCGTGCTGACGCTGATCATCGTCAGCTTCATCACCATGCGCATCTCCGACTACGTGCTCGACAGCCGCATCGGGCCGCTCGACCGCACGCTGGGGTTTGTGTTCGGCGCGGCGCGCGGACTGCTCCTCGTCGTCGTCGGCATGCTGTTCTTCAACTGGTTCATCCATGACGAGGCCTCGCAGCCGGCCTGGGTGGCGCAGGCGAAGTCGCGGCCCTTGCTCAACGCCCTCGGCGCCCAGTTGATGGCGGCGCTGCCCGAAGATCCCGAAAAGCAGATCCTCGACCAGTTCCAGAACCCGAGCGTCGACGACGGATCCGCCGTTCCCGATGGCGAGGACGCGCAGCCGCCAGCCGACGATGCGGCGCCCGGTGGTGCTGCCCCTGGCGCGGCCCCGGCTCCCAATGACGGCGCCTACCGGCAGGGCGAGCAGAACGGTCTCGATCAGCTCATCCAGTCGACCACGTCGCCCAAGCCATGA
- a CDS encoding PAS domain-containing protein produces the protein MKSVVARSLYDYWTNLRGHRAAPERNEVEPAAIRGILGDTFILEALDRHNYSFRLAGTRICAAYGRELKGRNVLDFWSGKDRESIACLLAAVVEDGAAAVFGLNATNDRGQIMPVEVMFLPLRHQGQNHTRILGCFAPMDQPYWLGLYPVVRQPLQSLRLIWPDEKPAFLLTSEKVDGTHARAPVRHEPPALSIDRRRPAPHMLPGRTFRHFRVIEGGRAD, from the coding sequence ATGAAAAGCGTCGTCGCGCGTTCACTTTATGACTATTGGACGAACCTGCGCGGCCATCGGGCGGCGCCGGAGCGCAACGAAGTGGAGCCGGCGGCCATCCGCGGCATTCTGGGCGACACTTTCATTCTCGAGGCGCTCGATCGCCATAACTATTCCTTCCGCCTTGCCGGCACGCGCATCTGCGCCGCCTATGGCCGCGAGCTGAAGGGGCGCAACGTGCTCGACTTCTGGTCGGGCAAGGACCGGGAATCCATTGCCTGCCTGCTGGCGGCCGTGGTCGAGGACGGCGCCGCCGCCGTATTCGGGCTCAATGCCACCAACGACCGCGGCCAGATCATGCCGGTGGAGGTCATGTTCCTGCCGCTTCGGCACCAGGGGCAGAACCACACGCGCATCCTGGGCTGCTTTGCGCCCATGGACCAACCCTATTGGCTCGGCCTCTATCCGGTGGTCCGCCAGCCTCTGCAGAGCCTCAGGCTGATCTGGCCGGACGAGAAGCCCGCCTTCCTGCTCACCAGCGAAAAGGTCGACGGCACGCATGCGCGCGCGCCGGTACGCCACGAGCCACCGGCGCTCAGCATCGACCGCCGTCGTCCCGCGCCGCACATGCTGCCGGGGCGAACCTTCCGTCACTTCCGGGTGATCGAAGGCGGTCGGGCCGACTGA
- a CDS encoding SDR family NAD(P)-dependent oxidoreductase — MTEKRIVVVTGASRGIGYEAALALGRAGWHVVAVARTQGGLEELDDAIRDVGGSASLVPLDLADPARIDELGAALNQRFGRIDALLGNAGLLGGLAPVGHIDPKKWDQAFAVNVTANYRLIRSFDPLLRQSPAGRCLFISSAAAWKGAPFWGLYASSKAALNALALAYAEEVKNFGIAVNLLNPGPLRTRMRAQAMPGEDPDTLATPADLAPHIVSILEATDGRTGALYDYPTLSWMKLQPPQ, encoded by the coding sequence GTGACCGAAAAACGCATCGTTGTTGTGACCGGCGCCTCGCGCGGCATCGGTTACGAGGCAGCCCTGGCGCTTGGTCGCGCCGGATGGCATGTCGTCGCCGTCGCTCGCACTCAGGGCGGGCTCGAGGAACTCGACGACGCCATCCGCGATGTCGGCGGATCGGCGTCGCTGGTGCCGCTCGATCTTGCCGACCCCGCCCGCATCGACGAGCTGGGCGCCGCTCTCAACCAACGTTTCGGCCGTATCGACGCGCTCCTCGGCAATGCCGGCCTTCTGGGCGGCCTGGCGCCCGTCGGGCACATCGACCCGAAGAAGTGGGATCAGGCCTTCGCCGTCAACGTCACGGCCAATTACCGGCTGATCCGCTCTTTCGATCCGCTCCTTCGCCAGTCGCCGGCCGGCCGCTGCCTGTTCATTTCATCGGCCGCCGCCTGGAAGGGCGCTCCGTTCTGGGGGCTCTACGCCTCCTCGAAGGCGGCGCTCAACGCACTCGCCCTGGCCTATGCCGAGGAAGTCAAGAACTTCGGCATTGCCGTCAACCTCCTCAACCCCGGACCGCTTCGGACGCGCATGCGCGCCCAGGCCATGCCCGGCGAGGACCCGGACACGCTCGCAACCCCGGCCGACCTTGCGCCCCACATCGTCTCCATCCTGGAGGCGACCGACGGGCGGACCGGTGCGCTCTACGACTATCCGACGCTCTCGTGGATGAAGCTGCAGCCCCCGCAATGA
- a CDS encoding ABC transporter substrate-binding protein: MTNTVTKLALAGAMALTAFSAEAADKLTLQLKWVTQAQFAGYFVAKDKGYYEAEGLDVDIKPGGPNIAPEQIIAGGGADVIVDWMGAALAAREKGVPLVNVAQPYKNAGLEIICPVDSPIKKVEDFKGHTIGVWFYGNEVPFFALMNKYGLKTEGGADGVKVLQQSFDVQPLIQKQADCIHVMTYNELGQAYDAGYTPEKLTVFSYTEMGDNLLEDGLYVLEPSLKDAAFKDKLVRFVRASMKGWSYAKDNPEEAADIVIENDTTGAQTKEHQLYMIKEVAKLLGDSNGVLDEAAYARTEKAVLDQKIITKKPDGAWTHEITDAALK, translated from the coding sequence ATGACCAACACCGTGACCAAGCTGGCGCTGGCCGGCGCCATGGCGCTGACGGCGTTCAGTGCCGAAGCCGCCGACAAGCTGACGCTGCAGCTGAAATGGGTGACGCAAGCCCAGTTCGCCGGCTATTTCGTCGCCAAGGACAAGGGCTATTACGAGGCCGAGGGGCTCGACGTCGACATCAAGCCCGGCGGCCCCAACATCGCCCCCGAGCAGATCATCGCCGGTGGTGGCGCCGACGTGATCGTCGACTGGATGGGCGCCGCGCTCGCCGCCCGCGAAAAGGGCGTGCCGCTGGTCAACGTCGCCCAGCCCTACAAGAACGCCGGCCTTGAGATCATCTGCCCGGTCGACAGCCCGATCAAGAAGGTGGAGGACTTCAAGGGCCACACCATCGGCGTCTGGTTCTATGGCAATGAGGTGCCGTTCTTCGCGCTGATGAACAAGTACGGCCTCAAGACCGAGGGCGGCGCCGATGGCGTCAAGGTTCTGCAGCAGAGCTTCGACGTGCAGCCGCTCATCCAGAAGCAGGCCGATTGCATTCACGTCATGACCTACAACGAACTCGGTCAGGCCTACGACGCCGGCTACACGCCCGAAAAGCTCACCGTCTTCTCCTATACGGAGATGGGCGACAACCTGCTCGAAGATGGCCTCTACGTACTCGAGCCGAGCCTCAAGGACGCCGCCTTCAAGGACAAGCTCGTCCGCTTCGTCCGCGCTTCGATGAAGGGCTGGTCCTATGCCAAGGACAATCCCGAAGAGGCCGCCGACATCGTGATCGAGAACGACACCACCGGCGCCCAGACCAAGGAGCACCAGCTCTACATGATCAAGGAAGTCGCCAAGCTTCTGGGCGACTCCAACGGCGTCCTCGACGAGGCGGCCTACGCCCGCACGGAGAAGGCGGTGCTCGACCAGAAGATCATCACCAAGAAGCCGGACGGCGCCTGGACGCACGAGATCACCGACGCCGCCCTGAAGTGA
- the purF gene encoding amidophosphoribosyltransferase, with protein sequence MDDFTLSPFAAADDDDRFHEECGVFGVFGVENASALAALGLHALQHRGQEAAGITTFDGKEFYTERHIGLVGDNFTKAKVLARLPGDRAIGHTRYSTTGGSGLRNVQPLYAELSAGGFALAHNGNLTNAMTIQRDLQRRGAIFQSTSDTETILHLVATSQKAALVDKVVDALRTVEGAYSIVCMSQEKMIGCRDPFGIRPLILGDLDGAAILASETCALDIIGAHFVREIEPGEMVVITERGIESLRPFDRRPSRFCIFEYVYFARPDSVYAGTSVYQVRKRIGAELARETPADADVVIPVPDSGTPAAIGFAEASGIPFDFGIIRNHYVGRTFISPTDTIRHMGVKLKHNANRTVIEGKRIVLVDDSIVRGTTSLKIVQMMREAGAAEVHMRIASPPTTDSCFYGVDTPEKGKLLASRMSIEEMTRYIQVDSLGFLSIDGLYRAVGSAARDNEMPQYCDACFTGEYPTALTDASGSGPVRQLSLLADAG encoded by the coding sequence ATGGACGATTTCACCCTCAGCCCATTCGCTGCCGCCGACGATGACGACCGTTTCCACGAGGAATGCGGCGTGTTCGGCGTGTTCGGCGTGGAAAACGCCTCGGCGCTCGCGGCGCTGGGCCTGCACGCCCTGCAGCATCGCGGCCAGGAGGCGGCCGGCATCACCACCTTCGACGGCAAGGAGTTCTATACCGAGCGGCATATCGGCCTCGTCGGCGACAACTTCACCAAGGCCAAGGTGCTTGCCCGCCTGCCGGGCGACCGGGCGATCGGCCACACCCGCTATTCCACCACCGGCGGCTCCGGCCTCAGGAACGTTCAGCCGCTTTACGCCGAGCTGTCGGCCGGCGGCTTCGCGCTCGCCCACAACGGCAACCTGACCAACGCCATGACCATCCAGCGCGATTTGCAGCGCCGGGGAGCCATCTTCCAGTCGACCTCGGATACCGAAACCATTCTGCATCTGGTGGCCACCAGCCAGAAGGCGGCGCTGGTCGACAAGGTGGTCGACGCGCTGCGCACCGTCGAAGGCGCCTATTCCATCGTCTGCATGAGCCAGGAGAAGATGATCGGCTGCCGCGATCCGTTCGGCATCCGTCCCCTGATTCTCGGCGATCTCGACGGCGCGGCCATTCTCGCCTCCGAGACCTGCGCCCTCGATATCATCGGCGCCCATTTCGTGCGCGAGATCGAGCCGGGCGAAATGGTGGTGATCACCGAGCGCGGCATCGAAAGCCTGCGTCCGTTCGACCGGCGGCCGTCGCGCTTCTGCATCTTCGAGTATGTCTATTTCGCCCGGCCGGACTCGGTCTACGCCGGCACGTCGGTCTATCAGGTGCGGAAGCGCATCGGCGCCGAGCTGGCTCGGGAGACGCCGGCCGATGCCGACGTGGTGATCCCCGTCCCCGACAGCGGCACCCCGGCGGCCATCGGTTTCGCCGAGGCGTCCGGCATCCCCTTCGATTTCGGCATCATCCGCAATCACTACGTCGGCCGCACCTTCATCTCGCCGACCGACACCATCCGCCACATGGGCGTCAAGCTGAAGCACAACGCCAACCGCACGGTGATCGAGGGCAAGCGCATCGTTCTGGTCGACGACAGCATCGTGCGCGGCACCACGTCGCTCAAGATCGTGCAGATGATGCGCGAGGCCGGCGCGGCGGAAGTGCACATGCGCATCGCCTCGCCGCCGACCACCGATTCCTGCTTCTACGGCGTCGACACGCCGGAAAAGGGCAAGCTCCTGGCGTCGCGCATGTCGATCGAGGAGATGACGCGCTACATCCAGGTGGACAGCCTCGGCTTCCTGTCGATCGATGGCCTCTACCGCGCCGTCGGGTCCGCCGCCCGCGACAACGAGATGCCGCAGTACTGCGACGCCTGCTTTACCGGCGAATACCCGACCGCGCTGACCGACGCCTCCGGTTCCGGCCCGGTGCGGCAGCTTTCGCTTCTGGCCGACGCCGGCTGA
- a CDS encoding ArsR/SmtB family transcription factor, translating to MHNTSQNDSGDDGNAVIPLLVHDLCRTVRALSHEQRLAILVYISHKECSVGELERKLDLPQPAVSQQLARLRSDGLVLTRREGRTIYYCAHRQRLGDFLAGLNRLLV from the coding sequence ATGCACAATACAAGTCAGAATGATTCAGGTGACGACGGAAACGCTGTTATTCCGTTGTTGGTTCACGATCTCTGCCGAACGGTCCGGGCGCTCTCCCACGAACAGCGTCTGGCCATCCTGGTGTATATTTCCCACAAGGAGTGCTCGGTTGGAGAGCTTGAGCGGAAGCTGGACCTTCCGCAACCTGCGGTATCACAACAGCTCGCCCGCCTCAGGTCCGACGGCTTGGTTTTGACCCGCCGCGAGGGACGGACCATCTACTACTGTGCTCACCGCCAGCGCCTCGGCGATTTTCTGGCCGGACTGAACCGCCTGCTCGTCTGA
- a CDS encoding rhomboid family intramembrane serine protease produces the protein MQGDNDNHEPMFNLPRVIMVFILLSAGIFIGRTWYLSGDGAATFLLTFCFTPMRYHYLTTGDGFPGGWAAGLWSPFTYVFLSPTLQSLIFDMLWLAAFGTAVARRFGPWRFVLFTAAAAAIGAGLFWLLTGSGETVLLGPNFVVAALLGAAIRFIYSAGLAGILTMGGDAWRQPALGIVEMWSNVRVLQLLGFIFAANALFAILYASSGLDGRALLQNALGYIVGILLFSLFDPRPTVTDRAG, from the coding sequence ATGCAAGGTGACAACGACAACCACGAGCCCATGTTCAACCTGCCGCGGGTGATCATGGTCTTCATCCTGCTGTCCGCCGGCATTTTCATTGGCCGGACGTGGTACCTCAGCGGCGACGGGGCGGCGACCTTCCTCCTCACGTTCTGCTTCACCCCGATGCGCTATCATTACCTGACCACGGGCGACGGGTTTCCGGGCGGCTGGGCGGCCGGCCTGTGGAGCCCCTTCACATACGTCTTCCTCAGTCCCACCTTGCAGAGCCTGATCTTCGACATGCTTTGGCTGGCCGCCTTTGGCACGGCGGTGGCGCGCCGGTTCGGGCCCTGGCGCTTCGTTCTCTTCACGGCGGCGGCCGCCGCCATCGGTGCCGGCTTGTTCTGGCTGTTGACCGGAAGCGGAGAGACGGTCCTGCTCGGTCCGAATTTCGTGGTCGCGGCCCTGCTTGGCGCCGCCATCCGCTTCATTTACTCGGCCGGGCTCGCCGGCATCCTGACCATGGGCGGCGACGCGTGGCGTCAGCCGGCCCTCGGCATCGTCGAGATGTGGTCGAACGTCCGCGTGCTGCAACTGCTCGGTTTCATCTTCGCCGCCAACGCGCTTTTCGCCATTCTCTATGCCTCTTCCGGCCTCGACGGTCGGGCGCTGTTGCAGAACGCGCTCGGCTATATTGTCGGCATCCTGCTGTTTTCCTTGTTCGATCCTCGGCCGACCGTCACCGATCGTGCCGGCTAA